CTCGATCTCAAGCGTCTCCGCGTTGTACCGGGAACCTTGGCAGGAGGAGCAGGGTGCGTAGACGCTGGGGAGGAACAGTAGTTCGACCATGACAAAGCCCTCCCCTTCGCAGGTAGGGCAGCGGCCCTCCGCCACGTTGAAGGAGAATCGGCCGGGGCCGTAACGACGGCGTCGCGCGGCCGGTGTCGCGGCGAAGAGTCGGCGCACATGATCGAAAAGGCCGCAATAGGTGGCGAGGTTCGATCGCGGGGTGCGGCCTATGGGCTTCTGATCCACCCTCACGAGCCGCCGGATGTGCTCCATGCCGCTCACAATGCGACCAGAGGTCTTTTCCTGCGCGATTTCCAGAAGCGGGTCGAGTTCCTCGTCCTCGGATTCGGGCGGATCGCCACCGAGCTGTTCCTGGATTAGTTCCGGTAACGCCTGGCCGACCAAGCTGGATTTTCCCGAGCCGGACACTCCGGTCACCGCGGTTAAGCAGCCGACGGGAATGGCGATGTCGAGGCCGCGCAGATTGTTGCGGGCGATTCCTTCCAACCGCAGCCAGTCGCGTGCCGTTCGAGGAGTAAGGGCTTCCGGCGGTTGCAGGTCGAAGAGATACCTCCGGGTGATCGAAGCCTTGATTTTTCCAAGCCCGTCGGGGGGCCCGCTATAGATCACCCGCCCGCCCTCGCTTCCCGCGCCTGGCCCCACGTCCACCAGCCACTCTGCCTGGCGGATGATGTCCAGATCGTGTTCGACGATGAAGAGTGAATTTCCCGCCGATAGCAGGCCGCGCAATACCGTAAACAACGCCTCGCCATCTGCCGGGTGCAATCCCGCCGACGGTTCATCCAGCACGTAAATCACGCCGAAGAGTTGGGAGAACACCTGGGTGGCCAAGCGGAGGCGTTGCAGCTCGCCAGGGGACAGCGTGGGCGTGCTGCGGTCCAGGGAGAGGTAGCCCAATCCAAGGTCGATCAACGGACGCAACCGCTCCAGCAGCTCCGAGCACAGGCGCTGGGCGGTGAGGCGCTTTTCCTCGGAAACCGAAGAGGTCCGGCGAACGTCAGGCGCGCCCCTGTGGGCGGAACCGCCCGCCGCGACGCGACGCTCGGTGGCAGCGACGCGGGCCTGCTTGTCGAGGGTCTGGTCGCTGGAGAGGTCTTTGATATGGGATAGATCGCCCCGCGCAATTGGTGCGAGCAGGGCCACGAGTCGCTCGAACGAAAGTTCACCAAATTCGGCAACGTCCAGCCCGCAATACTTCACCGACAACGCCTCTTTCTTCAATCGCTTGCCGGCGCAAACGGGGCAGTCCCGGCCGATGAGATAGCGCGACACCCGCTTCTTCATGAGGGCGCTCTTGGTGTTGGCAAAGGTTTCCAGCACATAGCGGCGCGCGCCGGTGAACGTTCCCTGGTAACTGGGCTCGGT
The sequence above is a segment of the Luteolibacter sp. Y139 genome. Coding sequences within it:
- a CDS encoding excinuclease ABC subunit UvrA, encoding MPLEPRPHARKDIPPCVHVRGARVNNLKNVDVDIPRDAFVVFTGVSGSGKSSLAFGTLFAEAQRRYLESVSPYARRLIDQAGVPEVDSISGLPPAVALQQQRAATNTRSSVGSVTTISSLVRMLYSRVGEYPPDQPMLYAEDFSPNTVQGACPACHGLGRVYEATEKTMVPDDSLTIRERAIAAWPPAWHGQNLRDILVSLGYDIDTPWRKLSKKVRDWILFTDEQPTVPVYAGLTPEQTLVARKRGTEPSYQGTFTGARRYVLETFANTKSALMKKRVSRYLIGRDCPVCAGKRLKKEALSVKYCGLDVAEFGELSFERLVALLAPIARGDLSHIKDLSSDQTLDKQARVAATERRVAAGGSAHRGAPDVRRTSSVSEEKRLTAQRLCSELLERLRPLIDLGLGYLSLDRSTPTLSPGELQRLRLATQVFSQLFGVIYVLDEPSAGLHPADGEALFTVLRGLLSAGNSLFIVEHDLDIIRQAEWLVDVGPGAGSEGGRVIYSGPPDGLGKIKASITRRYLFDLQPPEALTPRTARDWLRLEGIARNNLRGLDIAIPVGCLTAVTGVSGSGKSSLVGQALPELIQEQLGGDPPESEDEELDPLLEIAQEKTSGRIVSGMEHIRRLVRVDQKPIGRTPRSNLATYCGLFDHVRRLFAATPAARRRRYGPGRFSFNVAEGRCPTCEGEGFVMVELLFLPSVYAPCSSCQGSRYNAETLEIEWREKNVAQVLAMTVGEACEFFAGEENVMRSLSVLREIGVGYLRLGQPATELSGGEAQRIKLATELQRAQRGNTFYILDEPTSGLHPADADRLMRQLQGLVDTGNTVIVVEHDMRSIAQTDWVIDLGPGAGENGGRIIASGTPVEVSNAKSSRTAPYLRALFNKIVAAK